The following proteins come from a genomic window of Nocardiopsis sp. YSL2:
- the tsaE gene encoding tRNA (adenosine(37)-N6)-threonylcarbamoyltransferase complex ATPase subunit type 1 TsaE — protein sequence MTDATATTPGVSTVPHSAAPAVRAVTAATDDAMRALGRDLAALARAGDVFILSGPLGAGKTTLTQGLGQGLRVRGSVTSPTFVISRIHPSLVGGPDLVHVDAYRLGGPAEIDDIDLDMTQPDSVTVVEWGEGVAEGLADDRLEISIERHHDDTRTVHLRAVGARWNDIDLPGAQPGLG from the coding sequence ATGACAGACGCAACCGCGACCACCCCAGGTGTGTCCACCGTGCCCCACAGCGCCGCGCCCGCCGTCCGCGCGGTGACCGCCGCCACCGACGACGCCATGCGCGCGCTCGGACGCGACCTCGCCGCCCTGGCCAGGGCTGGCGACGTGTTCATCCTGTCCGGGCCCCTCGGCGCGGGCAAGACCACGCTGACCCAGGGCCTGGGTCAGGGCCTGCGCGTCCGCGGATCCGTCACCTCCCCGACGTTCGTCATCTCCCGCATCCACCCCTCCCTGGTGGGCGGCCCCGACCTCGTCCACGTGGACGCCTACCGGTTGGGCGGTCCCGCGGAGATCGACGACATCGACCTGGACATGACCCAGCCCGACTCGGTCACCGTGGTCGAGTGGGGCGAGGGCGTCGCCGAGGGCCTCGCGGACGACCGCCTGGAGATCAGCATCGAGCGCCACCACGACGACACCCGAACCGTCCACCTGCGCGCCGTCGGCGCGCGCTGGAACGACATCGACCTGCCCGGCGCCCAGCCCGGGCTCGGATAG
- the tsaB gene encoding tRNA (adenosine(37)-N6)-threonylcarbamoyltransferase complex dimerization subunit type 1 TsaB yields the protein MLLLAFDTATPAVTAAIGESGPDGAFRLRASAASVDARRHGELLSPTIHRLAEEAGITLADLDHVAVGIGPGPYTGLRVGLATGHALADALGVPCHGVTTLDALAFATGRTAPFVAMTDARRKEVFWARYDDRLHRVGEVAVDRPAEIDTGGLPLVGHGAGMYAEAFGPAAADPDPLYPDAGAMAELALLRLRQGTALPAPEPLYLRRPDAVEPGSPKKVRQWVK from the coding sequence GTGCTGTTGCTGGCCTTCGATACCGCCACCCCGGCGGTGACCGCCGCGATCGGTGAGAGCGGTCCCGACGGGGCCTTCCGCCTGCGCGCGAGCGCCGCCTCCGTGGACGCGCGCCGCCACGGCGAACTCCTCAGCCCCACCATCCACCGGTTGGCCGAAGAGGCCGGGATCACCCTGGCCGACCTCGACCACGTCGCCGTCGGCATCGGACCCGGCCCCTACACGGGCCTGCGGGTCGGTCTGGCCACCGGCCACGCCCTGGCCGACGCTCTCGGCGTGCCCTGCCACGGCGTCACCACGCTCGACGCCCTGGCCTTCGCCACCGGCCGGACCGCGCCGTTCGTCGCGATGACCGACGCCCGACGCAAGGAGGTGTTCTGGGCGCGTTACGACGACCGCCTCCACCGCGTGGGCGAGGTGGCCGTGGACCGGCCCGCCGAGATCGACACCGGGGGCCTGCCCCTGGTCGGCCACGGGGCCGGGATGTACGCGGAGGCCTTCGGGCCCGCCGCCGCCGACCCCGACCCGCTGTACCCCGACGCCGGCGCCATGGCCGAGCTGGCCCTGCTGCGCCTGCGCCAGGGCACGGCACTGCCCGCGCCCGAACCGCTCTACCTGCGTCGCCCCGACGCCGTCGAGCCCGGCAGCCCGAAGAAGGTGCGCCAGTGGGTGAAGTGA
- the rimI gene encoding ribosomal protein S18-alanine N-acetyltransferase — protein MTGDDVPAVMELERALFPEDAWSENMLREELGAQGRSYVVAETGDALVGYAGLRSVPPEGDVQTMAVARPVWGRGVGRALLAELLDRADRNGVTHMFLEVRDDNPRAQDLYARFGFRQIGVRRGYYKGADAIVMRRVATAGPESGESEERA, from the coding sequence ATGACCGGCGACGACGTGCCCGCCGTCATGGAGCTGGAACGCGCCCTCTTCCCGGAGGACGCCTGGAGCGAGAACATGCTCCGCGAGGAGCTCGGCGCGCAGGGCCGCAGCTACGTGGTGGCCGAGACCGGGGACGCCCTCGTCGGCTATGCCGGACTGCGCTCGGTGCCGCCCGAAGGCGACGTGCAGACCATGGCCGTCGCCCGACCCGTGTGGGGGCGGGGCGTCGGCCGGGCCCTGCTGGCCGAGCTCCTGGACCGGGCCGACCGGAACGGCGTCACCCACATGTTCCTCGAAGTGCGGGACGACAACCCGCGCGCCCAGGACCTCTACGCCCGGTTCGGGTTCCGGCAGATCGGTGTGCGGCGCGGATACTACAAGGGGGCCGACGCGATCGTCATGCGGCGCGTGGCCACGGCCGGACCGGAGTCCGGCGAGTCGGAGGAGCGAGCATGA
- the alr gene encoding alanine racemase translates to MAHFAHARVDLDAIADNARLLRERAGGTPLMGVVKADGYGHGMLPAARAVLAGGATWLGTAFIHEALALREAGITAPVLAWIVPPGEPVAAAIAADVELGVSDRAILDEIIGAARRLGRTARVQLKADTGLNRGGVGPADWPQLVEAAARAEDAGHVRVSGLWSHFACADEPGHPSIARQLSAFHEALETADKAGLTPEVRHIANSAALLTLPEARFDLVRGGIASYGLIPIPGYEVPGIRPAMTLHSRVALAKRVPADSGVSYGHRYVTERETTLALVPLGYGDGVPRAATNRGPVYLGGRRRTIAGTVCMDQFVVDVGDDPVRAGDDAILFGDPSTDPGVPTAEDWAETLDTIPYEIVTRVGARVPREYVGGA, encoded by the coding sequence ATGGCTCACTTCGCGCATGCTCGCGTCGACCTGGACGCGATCGCCGACAACGCCCGGCTGCTCCGTGAGCGCGCGGGCGGCACCCCCCTGATGGGCGTGGTCAAGGCCGACGGTTACGGCCACGGCATGCTGCCCGCCGCCCGGGCCGTGCTCGCGGGCGGGGCCACCTGGCTGGGCACGGCCTTCATCCACGAGGCCCTGGCCCTGCGCGAGGCCGGGATCACCGCGCCCGTCCTGGCGTGGATCGTCCCGCCCGGTGAGCCCGTGGCCGCGGCGATCGCCGCGGACGTCGAACTCGGCGTCAGCGACCGCGCGATCCTGGACGAGATCATCGGGGCCGCACGGCGTCTCGGCCGCACCGCGCGCGTCCAGCTCAAGGCCGACACCGGCCTCAACCGGGGCGGCGTCGGCCCGGCCGACTGGCCGCAGCTGGTGGAGGCCGCCGCGCGCGCCGAGGACGCCGGACACGTGCGTGTCAGCGGCCTCTGGTCGCACTTCGCGTGCGCCGACGAGCCCGGCCACCCCTCGATCGCGCGCCAGCTCTCCGCCTTCCACGAGGCCCTGGAGACGGCGGACAAGGCCGGACTCACCCCCGAGGTCCGCCACATCGCCAACTCCGCGGCGCTCCTGACCCTCCCCGAGGCCAGGTTCGATCTCGTGCGCGGAGGTATCGCGAGTTATGGACTCATCCCGATTCCCGGTTATGAAGTGCCCGGAATTCGGCCCGCGATGACCCTGCACTCCCGTGTCGCCCTCGCCAAGCGGGTGCCCGCCGACAGCGGCGTCTCCTACGGGCACCGCTACGTGACCGAGCGCGAGACCACCCTCGCCCTGGTGCCCCTCGGCTACGGCGACGGCGTTCCCCGGGCCGCCACCAACAGGGGCCCGGTGTACCTCGGCGGGCGCAGGCGTACGATCGCGGGAACAGTCTGCATGGACCAGTTCGTTGTGGATGTGGGCGACGACCCCGTCCGGGCGGGGGACGACGCGATCCTGTTCGGGGACCCGAGCACGGATCCGGGCGTTCCCACCGCCGAGGACTGGGCCGAGACCCTGGACACCATCCCGTACGAGATCGTGACACGGGTGGGCGCCCGGGTCCCGCGCGAGTACGTCGGCGGCGCCTGA